Proteins encoded within one genomic window of Nonomuraea gerenzanensis:
- the ribH gene encoding 6,7-dimethyl-8-ribityllumazine synthase, translating to MSGEGRPGVAVPEASGLSVGVVAASWHAKITDQLVSRAVQACDDSGASATVVRVPGSLEIPVVAQALARRHDAVVALGAVIRGETAHFDYVCDSVTSGLTRISLDEETPIGNGVLTCENMDQALDRSGLPGSKEDKGYESTIAALETALLLRTLH from the coding sequence ATGAGCGGGGAAGGACGGCCGGGCGTCGCGGTGCCCGAGGCGTCGGGGCTGTCGGTGGGCGTGGTCGCGGCCAGCTGGCACGCCAAGATCACCGACCAGCTCGTCTCGCGGGCCGTGCAGGCCTGTGATGACAGCGGCGCCAGCGCGACCGTGGTGCGCGTGCCGGGCTCGCTGGAGATCCCGGTGGTGGCCCAGGCACTGGCCCGCCGCCACGACGCGGTGGTGGCGCTGGGCGCGGTCATCCGTGGCGAGACGGCCCATTTCGACTACGTCTGCGACTCGGTGACGTCGGGGCTGACCAGGATCTCGCTGGATGAGGAGACGCCGATCGGCAACGGCGTGCTCACCTGCGAGAACATGGACCAAGCGCTCGACCGCTCCGGTCTGCCGGGGAGCAAGGAGGACAAAGGGTACGAGTCGACCATCGCCGCGCTCGAGACCGCCCTCCTCCTGCGGACCCTCCACTGA
- a CDS encoding PH domain-containing protein codes for MSEPVSPPPLPVTWRPRRGRVVAYGFAAVIVLGAVVMAVFIAQPFKLPDRVAIVAFGCAVAWVLHLLGRVRVEADDEGLTIVNAVRTQRVTWPEVLGVTMVVGDPWPRLDLSDGRTVGAMGIQGSEKARARRATAELRALIRERGEAREA; via the coding sequence GTGTCAGAGCCCGTATCCCCTCCGCCCCTGCCCGTCACCTGGCGCCCGCGCCGGGGCCGCGTCGTCGCCTACGGCTTCGCGGCCGTGATCGTGCTGGGGGCGGTGGTGATGGCGGTCTTCATCGCGCAGCCGTTCAAGCTGCCCGACCGGGTGGCCATCGTGGCGTTCGGCTGCGCGGTGGCCTGGGTGCTGCACCTGCTGGGGCGGGTGCGGGTGGAGGCCGACGACGAGGGCCTGACGATCGTCAACGCGGTGCGTACGCAGCGGGTGACGTGGCCGGAGGTGCTCGGGGTCACGATGGTGGTCGGCGACCCGTGGCCGCGGCTCGACCTGTCGGACGGGCGTACGGTCGGGGCCATGGGGATCCAGGGCTCGGAGAAGGCCCGCGCCCGCCGGGCCACGGCGGAGCTGCGGGCGCTGATCCGGGAGCGCGGCGAGGCGCGCGAGGCCTAG
- a CDS encoding AAA family ATPase, which yields MDIESPEKLIELLDRHAYLADEGLATAAFLALRMGRPLFLEGEAGVGKTELAKTLAALLKAPLIRLQCYEGLDAAQALYDWDFARQLLHLKAAEAAGITDVSRLEGEIYDRRFLIARPLLKAIETQPSVLLVDEIDRADDEFEAFLLEVLSDFTISIPELGTVKAGTPPVVVVTSNRTREVHDALKRRCLYHWLEHPGFDREVAILLRRLPGCTETLAVQVARAAERLRQADLVKPPGVAETLDWTEALLTLGAKELDPDRAAATLGAALKYREDVAAVIGNGLLSHG from the coding sequence ATGGACATCGAGTCGCCGGAGAAGCTCATCGAGCTCCTCGACCGGCACGCCTACCTGGCCGACGAGGGCCTGGCCACGGCCGCCTTCCTCGCGTTGCGGATGGGGCGCCCGCTCTTCCTCGAAGGGGAGGCGGGGGTCGGCAAGACGGAGCTGGCCAAGACGCTCGCCGCGCTGCTGAAGGCGCCGCTCATCAGGCTCCAGTGCTACGAGGGCCTGGACGCGGCCCAGGCGCTGTACGACTGGGACTTCGCCCGCCAGCTCCTCCACCTCAAGGCCGCCGAGGCGGCCGGGATCACCGACGTGAGCAGGCTGGAGGGGGAGATCTACGACCGCAGGTTCCTCATCGCCAGGCCGCTGCTGAAGGCGATCGAGACGCAGCCGAGCGTGCTGCTGGTGGACGAGATCGACCGGGCGGACGACGAGTTCGAGGCGTTCCTGCTGGAGGTGCTGTCGGACTTCACCATCTCGATCCCCGAGCTGGGCACGGTCAAGGCCGGCACGCCGCCGGTGGTCGTGGTCACCTCGAACAGGACGCGCGAGGTGCACGACGCGCTCAAGCGGCGCTGCCTCTACCACTGGCTGGAGCACCCCGGCTTCGACCGCGAGGTGGCCATCCTGCTGCGGCGGCTGCCCGGCTGCACCGAGACGCTGGCCGTGCAGGTGGCGCGGGCGGCCGAGCGGCTGCGGCAGGCCGACCTGGTCAAGCCGCCGGGCGTGGCCGAGACGCTCGACTGGACGGAGGCGCTGCTGACGCTGGGCGCCAAGGAGCTCGACCCGGACCGGGCCGCCGCCACGCTGGGCGCGGCGCTGAAGTACCGGGAGGACGTGGCGGCGGTGATCGGCAACGGGCTGCTCTCCCATGGATGA
- a CDS encoding vWA domain-containing protein: MDELAATMTGFARTLRAAGVAADHERTQNLLRALDHLDVTDQGEVYWAGRLTLCATPDDLPRYDRCFDAYFGGRKAVLSRAATTSVTRHLAERQDDGESGDDDGTPAPATASRIEVLRHRDVARLTEAERAEVHRMLALLKGGRARRRSRRFESAHRGRLDQRRTIRDALRKGEVARLRHRRHTTRPRPVVMFVDVSGSMAPYAETLLRFAHALVRSEPRATRVYSVGTRLTPITAELRHRDPGTALNEVSKVIPDWSGGTRLGEELKEYLARFSARGAIALIASDGWERGDPELLGTQLARLARQAYRVIWVNPHKGYADYQPLTGGMRAALPYLDDLVAGHSLAAFEQLSERLAHA; this comes from the coding sequence ATGGATGAGCTGGCCGCCACCATGACGGGCTTCGCCAGGACGCTGCGCGCCGCGGGCGTCGCGGCCGACCACGAGCGCACGCAGAACCTGCTCAGGGCGCTGGACCACCTCGACGTCACCGACCAGGGCGAGGTGTACTGGGCCGGCCGGCTCACGCTGTGCGCCACGCCCGACGACCTGCCCCGTTACGACCGGTGCTTCGACGCGTACTTCGGCGGGCGCAAGGCGGTGCTGTCGCGCGCCGCGACCACCAGCGTCACCCGTCACCTGGCCGAGCGTCAGGACGACGGCGAGAGCGGCGACGACGACGGCACGCCGGCTCCCGCCACCGCGAGCCGCATCGAGGTGCTGCGCCACCGCGACGTCGCCCGGCTCACCGAGGCCGAGCGGGCCGAGGTGCACCGCATGCTGGCGCTGCTGAAGGGCGGCAGGGCGCGGCGGCGCTCCAGGCGGTTCGAGAGCGCCCACCGGGGCCGCCTGGACCAGCGCCGCACCATCCGCGACGCGCTCAGGAAGGGCGAGGTGGCCAGGCTCAGGCACCGCAGGCACACCACCAGGCCGCGCCCGGTGGTGATGTTCGTGGACGTCAGCGGCTCGATGGCCCCGTACGCCGAGACCCTGCTGCGCTTCGCGCACGCGCTGGTCAGGAGCGAGCCGAGGGCCACCAGGGTCTACTCGGTCGGCACCCGGCTCACCCCGATCACCGCCGAATTGCGCCACCGCGACCCGGGCACCGCGCTGAACGAGGTGTCCAAGGTCATCCCCGACTGGAGCGGCGGCACCCGGCTGGGGGAGGAGCTCAAGGAGTACCTCGCCCGGTTCAGCGCCAGGGGCGCGATAGCGTTGATCGCCTCCGACGGGTGGGAACGAGGTGACCCGGAGCTGCTGGGCACGCAGCTGGCCAGGCTGGCCAGGCAGGCGTACCGGGTGATCTGGGTCAACCCGCACAAGGGGTACGCGGACTACCAGCCGCTCACCGGTGGCATGCGGGCCGCCCTGCCGTACCTCGACGACCTGGTGGCCGGGCACAGCCTGGCCGCCTTCGAGCAACTCAGCGAAAGGCTCGCCCATGCGTGA
- a CDS encoding XdhC family protein has translation MRDVLPEIMKWWRSGLRFGLATVVGTWSSAPRPPGAAMAVRGDEVVGSVSGGCVEGAVFELATEIDGPVLQRYGVSDDDAFAVGLTCGGIIDILVEPVSIETFPELGEIAASVAAHEPVAVVTVVSGPGQVGARRVIWPDRASGTLGLERLDDAVDDDARGMLAQGLTGLRHYGGQGERRLDDLAVFVHSFAPPPRMLVFGAIDFAAAVARVGKFLGYHVTVCDARPIFATAKRFPDADEVVVKWPHDYLASVQVDERTVICVLTHDPKFDVPLLEVALRTEAGYVGAMGSRRTHDDRLSRLREAGLTDEELARLRSPIGLDLGARTPEETAVSIAAELIQLRWGGSGRPLSTTEGRIHHELPQEAP, from the coding sequence ATGCGTGACGTGCTCCCGGAGATCATGAAGTGGTGGCGGTCGGGGCTCAGGTTCGGGCTGGCCACGGTGGTCGGCACGTGGAGCAGCGCGCCCAGGCCGCCGGGCGCGGCGATGGCGGTGCGCGGCGACGAGGTGGTCGGCAGCGTCTCGGGCGGCTGCGTCGAGGGCGCCGTGTTCGAGCTGGCGACCGAGATCGACGGCCCCGTCCTGCAGCGGTACGGCGTCAGCGACGACGACGCCTTCGCCGTCGGGCTCACCTGCGGCGGCATCATCGACATCCTGGTGGAGCCCGTCTCGATCGAGACCTTCCCCGAGCTGGGCGAGATCGCGGCGTCGGTGGCCGCGCACGAGCCGGTCGCCGTGGTCACCGTCGTCTCCGGCCCCGGCCAGGTCGGCGCCCGCCGCGTCATCTGGCCGGACCGCGCGAGCGGCACGCTCGGCCTCGAACGCCTCGACGACGCCGTGGACGACGACGCGCGCGGCATGCTCGCCCAGGGGCTGACCGGCCTGCGGCACTACGGCGGGCAGGGCGAGCGGCGGCTGGACGATCTGGCGGTTTTCGTGCACTCCTTCGCGCCGCCGCCGCGGATGCTGGTGTTCGGCGCGATCGACTTCGCCGCGGCGGTGGCCAGGGTGGGCAAGTTCCTCGGCTACCACGTCACGGTGTGCGACGCGCGGCCGATCTTCGCCACCGCCAAGCGGTTCCCCGACGCCGACGAGGTCGTGGTCAAGTGGCCGCACGACTACCTGGCCTCCGTGCAGGTGGACGAGCGTACGGTGATCTGCGTGCTGACCCACGACCCCAAGTTCGACGTGCCGCTGCTGGAGGTGGCGCTGCGCACCGAGGCCGGGTACGTCGGCGCCATGGGCTCGCGCCGCACCCACGACGACCGCCTGTCCCGGTTGCGCGAGGCCGGGCTCACCGACGAAGAGCTGGCCAGGCTGAGATCGCCGATCGGTCTCGACCTGGGGGCGCGGACGCCGGAGGAGACGGCCGTGTCGATCGCCGCCGAGCTGATCCAGCTGCGCTGGGGCGGCTCGGGGCGGCCGCTGTCCACGACTGAAGGACGCATCCACCACGAGCTGCCTCAGGAGGCGCCATGA
- a CDS encoding nucleotidyltransferase family protein, with protein MRSSRTAGLLLAAGEGTRLGRPKATVEFAGERLVDRGVRLLEEGGCHPVVVVLGAATVQVRGAVIVRNPDWASGMGSSLRVGLAALPEEAESVVVALIDQPLIGPGAVRALIGAGAAGLAVATYGGRRRNPVLIARAHWAGVAELAEGDVGARPFMQAHPELVTEVPCDGHGDPADIDTPEDLARLQA; from the coding sequence ATGAGGTCGTCGCGGACGGCCGGCCTGCTGCTCGCGGCCGGCGAGGGCACCCGGCTGGGCCGGCCCAAGGCCACGGTGGAGTTCGCCGGGGAGCGGCTGGTGGACCGGGGGGTGCGGCTGCTGGAGGAGGGCGGCTGCCATCCGGTCGTGGTGGTGCTCGGCGCGGCCACGGTGCAGGTGCGCGGGGCCGTCATCGTACGCAACCCGGACTGGGCCTCCGGCATGGGCTCGTCGCTGCGGGTCGGGCTGGCCGCGCTGCCGGAGGAGGCGGAGTCGGTGGTGGTCGCGCTGATCGACCAGCCGCTGATCGGGCCGGGCGCGGTGCGCGCGCTGATCGGCGCGGGCGCCGCCGGGCTGGCGGTGGCGACCTACGGGGGCCGGCGCAGGAACCCCGTGCTGATCGCCCGCGCGCACTGGGCCGGGGTGGCGGAGCTGGCCGAGGGCGACGTCGGGGCGCGGCCGTTCATGCAGGCGCACCCCGAGCTGGTCACCGAGGTGCCGTGCGACGGGCACGGTGACCCGGCCGACATCGACACGCCCGAGGACCTGGCCCGCCTACAGGCGTAG
- a CDS encoding endonuclease/exonuclease/phosphatase family protein, which translates to MLSRVVVVGSVLVAAALAGHGLIPALGGFTPVLESLLPWIGLAVPVLLAGAAVARSTAAAAAALVPGLVWAFMFGSTLLRTPPGGPSDLTVGTVNVGVRNSASGEAVRVIAKDLDVLAAQELTTGGPAAKQLNKMFKYHYPVSTVGLWSRYPISDTKPLDVGLGWPRALRAVITTPKGKVTVYVMHLASARPGHTASRDASLAHARKLLDADRSKRVLLLGDLNTATTDRGMRGLTPPLTDAQSVAGDGFGFTWPSEFPITRPDHILFRGMTATEAGVAPATGSDHRAAIASLRL; encoded by the coding sequence GTGCTGAGTCGCGTCGTCGTCGTCGGGTCCGTGCTCGTGGCCGCGGCCCTGGCGGGGCACGGGCTGATCCCCGCGCTCGGCGGGTTCACGCCCGTCCTCGAGAGCCTGCTGCCCTGGATCGGGCTGGCCGTTCCGGTGCTGCTCGCGGGCGCCGCGGTGGCACGGTCCACCGCTGCCGCCGCCGCGGCGCTGGTGCCCGGCCTGGTGTGGGCCTTCATGTTCGGCTCCACGCTCCTGCGCACGCCGCCCGGCGGGCCCAGCGACCTGACGGTCGGCACCGTCAACGTGGGCGTGCGCAACAGCGCGTCGGGCGAGGCCGTCCGCGTGATCGCCAAGGACCTCGACGTGCTCGCCGCCCAGGAGCTGACCACGGGCGGGCCGGCGGCCAAGCAGCTCAACAAGATGTTCAAGTACCACTACCCGGTCAGCACGGTCGGCCTGTGGAGCCGCTACCCGATCAGCGACACCAAGCCCCTCGACGTGGGCCTCGGCTGGCCGCGCGCCCTGCGCGCGGTCATCACCACCCCCAAGGGCAAGGTGACGGTCTACGTCATGCACCTCGCCTCGGCCAGGCCCGGCCACACCGCCTCGCGCGACGCCTCGCTGGCGCACGCGCGCAAGCTCCTCGACGCCGACCGCAGCAAGCGCGTCCTGCTGCTCGGCGACCTCAACACCGCCACCACCGACCGGGGCATGCGCGGCCTGACGCCGCCGCTGACCGACGCGCAGAGCGTGGCGGGCGACGGGTTCGGGTTCACCTGGCCCTCGGAGTTCCCGATCACCCGGCCCGACCACATCCTGTTCAGAGGGATGACGGCGACCGAGGCCGGGGTGGCCCCGGCCACCGGCAGCGACCACCGGGCCGCGATCGCGTCGCTACGCCTGTAG
- a CDS encoding LLM class F420-dependent oxidoreductase: MRIGMALKYSGGFKESVAELADYEKAGLDIVFVAEAYSFDAVSQMGYIAARTERVQIASGILPIYSRTPTLMAMTAAGLDYVSDGRFTLGIGASGPQVIEGFHGVPYTAPLGRTREVIEICRQVWRRERVQYDGRHYTVPLPADQGTGLGKPLKIINHPVRSRIPIVVAAIGPKNVELTAELAEGWEPIFYVPEKAAEVWGPSLAAGKARRDPELGELDVIAQASLAIGDDVAGLLEFGRPMAALYIGGMGAKGRNFYNDLARRYGYEKEAEQIQDLYLQGKKEEAAALVPAELLEKMSLVGSEGFVRDRLQAMKESGVTTLNVTPLAGTHEERVRLIETIKEWAA; the protein is encoded by the coding sequence ATGCGCATCGGTATGGCACTCAAGTACTCCGGCGGTTTCAAGGAATCGGTGGCCGAGCTGGCCGACTACGAGAAGGCCGGGCTCGACATCGTGTTCGTGGCCGAGGCGTACTCCTTCGACGCGGTCAGCCAGATGGGCTACATCGCGGCCAGGACCGAGCGGGTGCAGATCGCCTCGGGCATCCTGCCGATCTACTCCCGCACGCCGACGCTGATGGCCATGACGGCCGCCGGGCTCGACTACGTCTCCGACGGGCGGTTCACGCTCGGCATCGGCGCCTCGGGGCCGCAGGTGATCGAGGGCTTCCACGGGGTGCCGTACACCGCGCCGCTGGGGCGTACCAGGGAGGTCATCGAGATCTGCCGCCAGGTCTGGCGGCGCGAGCGCGTCCAGTACGACGGCAGGCACTACACGGTGCCGCTGCCGGCCGACCAGGGCACGGGCCTGGGCAAGCCGCTGAAGATCATCAACCACCCGGTGCGCTCCCGCATCCCCATCGTGGTGGCCGCCATCGGCCCCAAGAACGTCGAGCTGACCGCCGAGCTGGCCGAGGGCTGGGAGCCGATCTTCTACGTGCCCGAGAAGGCCGCCGAGGTGTGGGGGCCCTCGCTGGCCGCCGGCAAGGCCAGGCGCGACCCCGAGCTGGGCGAGCTGGACGTGATCGCCCAGGCGAGCCTGGCGATCGGCGACGACGTGGCCGGGCTGCTGGAGTTCGGGCGGCCGATGGCGGCCCTGTACATCGGCGGCATGGGCGCCAAGGGCCGCAACTTCTACAACGACCTGGCCAGGCGCTACGGCTACGAGAAGGAGGCCGAGCAGATCCAGGACCTCTACCTCCAGGGCAAGAAGGAGGAGGCGGCGGCGCTGGTGCCGGCCGAGCTGCTGGAGAAGATGTCGCTGGTCGGCAGCGAGGGCTTCGTCCGCGACCGGCTGCAGGCGATGAAGGAGTCGGGCGTGACGACCCTGAACGTGACGCCGCTCGCGGGGACGCACGAGGAGCGGGTGCGGCTGATCGAGACGATCAAGGAGTGGGCCGCCTAG
- a CDS encoding putative leader peptide produces the protein MWLVERLHIDLCRLHGSLCR, from the coding sequence GTGTGGCTCGTCGAGCGGCTGCACATCGACCTGTGCCGGTTGCACGGGTCGCTGTGTCGCTGA
- a CDS encoding dicarboxylate/amino acid:cation symporter: protein MKRFSFSLQLLLGLAVGVALGFAAKIWDVAWLSETLKQVGSIFVQLLKLAVPPLVFTAVLVSVANLRNVNGAARLASKTLLWFLITAFVSVSLAIGLGLLINPGQGVTLDTSAAKPSDTQGTWLDFVTGILPTNVVTAFTEVNVLQIVFLGVVLGAAAMAVGEKAEPFLNLARSVLELVQKALWWVLRLAPIGTAGLIGKAVSTYGWELLAPLAKFSAGVYLGCFVVLLAVYPTLLAVWGKVSPITFFRNAWPAIELAFVSRSSVGTLPLTQRVTVERNGVDRDYASFAVPFGATTKMDGCASVYPALAAIFVAQVFGVPLGFGDYLLIAFVSVVGSAATAGLTGATVMLTLTLSTLGLPLEGVGLLLAIDPILDMIRTATNVAGQLVVPVLVARSEGRLDTAVFNAPPQSLDSAPAPRVPEPAAA from the coding sequence GTGAAGAGATTCTCCTTTTCCCTGCAGCTCCTGCTGGGCCTGGCCGTCGGCGTCGCGCTCGGCTTCGCCGCCAAGATCTGGGACGTGGCCTGGCTCAGTGAGACGCTGAAGCAGGTCGGCTCGATCTTCGTCCAGCTCCTGAAGCTGGCCGTGCCGCCGCTCGTCTTCACCGCCGTGCTGGTCAGCGTGGCCAACCTGCGCAACGTCAACGGCGCGGCCCGGCTCGCCTCCAAGACACTGCTGTGGTTCCTGATCACGGCGTTCGTCTCGGTCTCGCTGGCGATCGGGCTGGGCCTGCTCATCAACCCCGGCCAGGGCGTCACCCTCGACACCTCCGCGGCCAAGCCCTCGGACACCCAGGGCACCTGGCTCGACTTCGTCACCGGCATCCTGCCGACCAACGTCGTGACGGCCTTCACCGAGGTGAACGTCCTCCAGATCGTGTTTCTGGGAGTCGTCCTCGGTGCGGCGGCCATGGCCGTCGGCGAGAAGGCCGAGCCGTTCCTGAACCTCGCCCGCTCCGTGCTGGAGCTGGTGCAGAAGGCGCTGTGGTGGGTGCTGCGGCTGGCGCCCATCGGCACCGCGGGCCTGATCGGCAAGGCCGTGTCCACGTACGGGTGGGAGCTGCTGGCGCCGCTGGCCAAGTTCAGCGCCGGGGTCTACCTCGGCTGCTTCGTGGTGCTGCTGGCCGTCTACCCGACGCTGCTGGCCGTGTGGGGCAAGGTCAGCCCCATCACGTTCTTCCGCAACGCCTGGCCCGCCATCGAGCTGGCCTTCGTCTCCCGCTCCTCGGTCGGGACGCTGCCGCTGACGCAGCGCGTCACGGTCGAGCGCAACGGCGTGGACCGCGACTACGCCTCGTTCGCGGTGCCGTTCGGCGCCACCACCAAGATGGACGGCTGCGCCTCGGTGTACCCGGCGCTGGCCGCGATCTTCGTGGCCCAGGTGTTCGGCGTGCCGCTCGGGTTCGGTGACTACCTGCTGATCGCGTTCGTCTCGGTGGTCGGCTCGGCCGCCACGGCGGGCCTGACCGGCGCCACCGTCATGCTGACGCTCACGCTCAGCACCCTGGGGCTGCCGCTGGAGGGCGTCGGCCTGCTGCTGGCGATCGACCCGATCCTCGACATGATCCGCACCGCGACCAACGTGGCAGGGCAGCTCGTCGTGCCGGTGCTCGTGGCGCGCTCCGAGGGGCGCCTGGACACGGCGGTCTTCAACGCGCCGCCGCAGTCGCTCGACAGCGCGCCCGCGCCGCGCGTGCCGGAGCCCGCCGCGGCCTGA
- a CDS encoding helix-turn-helix domain-containing protein — protein sequence MAEPVIRVRLDELLKERGMTLTELSHRVEITVVNLSILKNGHAKAVRFSTLARLCEALGCQPGDLLTYE from the coding sequence ATGGCCGAGCCCGTCATCAGGGTGCGGCTGGACGAGCTGCTCAAGGAGCGCGGCATGACGCTCACCGAGCTGTCGCACCGCGTGGAGATCACCGTGGTCAACCTGTCGATACTGAAGAACGGCCACGCCAAGGCCGTGCGCTTCTCGACGCTGGCGCGCCTGTGCGAGGCGCTGGGGTGCCAGCCGGGAGACCTCCTGACGTACGAATGA
- a CDS encoding DUF2975 domain-containing protein has translation MPTRWIIRLETLLSTALVLGVLGALAALAGTVAIAFFGVPHGIGIPLTVFDVPTAGMTAGGATVDDVTAEVTVHPNGASPLGGLLHLLMWAPGAVTVLLALFAVVRALRRARSGDRALFSAVTARHLRTLGWTLIVGSLVSGVLGSVAQTILSAMLLTERYPFYAPPGEVIGGVVAGMAALGVSEIVRRGLALLEEVEATI, from the coding sequence ATGCCAACTCGCTGGATCATCCGACTGGAGACTCTGCTGAGCACCGCCCTGGTCCTGGGCGTCCTCGGCGCGCTGGCCGCGCTCGCCGGCACCGTCGCGATCGCGTTCTTCGGCGTTCCGCACGGCATCGGCATCCCCCTGACCGTCTTCGACGTCCCGACCGCGGGGATGACCGCGGGCGGCGCCACCGTCGACGACGTCACCGCCGAGGTGACGGTCCACCCGAACGGCGCCTCGCCGCTGGGCGGCCTGCTCCATCTGCTGATGTGGGCGCCCGGCGCGGTGACGGTGCTGCTGGCGCTGTTCGCGGTGGTCCGCGCGCTGCGCAGGGCCAGGTCGGGTGATCGTGCCCTGTTCTCCGCCGTCACGGCCCGTCACCTGCGCACGCTGGGCTGGACCCTGATCGTGGGCTCGCTCGTGTCGGGCGTGCTCGGGTCCGTGGCGCAGACCATACTCTCTGCCATGCTGCTGACCGAGAGGTATCCGTTCTACGCACCCCCGGGCGAGGTGATCGGCGGCGTCGTGGCGGGGATGGCCGCGCTCGGCGTCTCGGAGATCGTGCGCCGGGGCCTGGCCCTGCTCGAAGAGGTCGAGGCCACGATCTGA
- a CDS encoding serine/threonine-protein kinase, which translates to MSDGTERAPSLVADRYRLDERIGGGPMGEVWRGYDTRADWVVAVKVLGARAAGAATREVLRQHAQAVARVIHPNVAMVLDVGEHDGAPFLVMEFLTGLSLGEELAARGPMKIVEVCDLIGQAAAGLDAAHRAGVVHGRVDADSFRQAGSGVLKVVGFALDERAPVAPGSRYVAPERAGGEAAQAPGDVYALGCVLYELLCGRSPFEGGDATAPGGRPVPPGTIRREVPPELDRLVLAMLAEDPAQRPASGEAIRRSLAAIARPKPGLAGSPVTGVSLRDPGLHQGAAGAAGVSGGGPATVPGGVGGQGATEIFQAGGIGGPPPRAGDTAVFQAGDLEPEPPSSPNRKLILQLGIAVVVIAAVTIGMVMWAGSREEPPVAVSTPTAQATTAPTPTYTPEPSPSFEVTTGPGEDDEPDSLRETSVPKATLGDAIPPGGYATWLREFDEALMAQQSMGGINPKVAGKASDKIRKAARKYEQGQIDATLEQIADVYRELARAQAKGDMDGSGPASDFMRDWQVPAR; encoded by the coding sequence ATGTCCGACGGGACAGAGCGTGCGCCGTCCTTGGTCGCCGACCGGTACCGGCTTGACGAGCGCATCGGCGGCGGGCCGATGGGTGAGGTGTGGCGCGGGTACGACACGCGGGCCGACTGGGTCGTGGCCGTGAAGGTGCTCGGCGCCAGGGCGGCCGGGGCCGCCACCCGGGAGGTGCTCAGGCAGCACGCCCAGGCCGTGGCCAGGGTCATCCATCCGAACGTGGCCATGGTCCTCGACGTCGGCGAGCACGACGGGGCTCCGTTCCTGGTCATGGAGTTCCTCACCGGGCTCAGCCTGGGGGAGGAGCTGGCGGCGCGCGGGCCCATGAAGATCGTCGAGGTGTGCGACCTGATCGGGCAGGCGGCGGCCGGGCTGGACGCCGCGCACCGGGCCGGGGTCGTGCACGGGCGCGTGGACGCCGACAGCTTCCGCCAGGCCGGCAGCGGGGTGCTCAAGGTCGTCGGGTTCGCCTTGGACGAGCGGGCGCCGGTGGCCCCCGGGAGCCGGTATGTGGCACCGGAGCGGGCCGGCGGTGAGGCGGCGCAGGCTCCGGGGGATGTGTACGCGCTGGGGTGCGTGCTGTACGAGCTGCTGTGCGGGCGATCGCCCTTCGAGGGCGGGGACGCGACGGCACCAGGGGGGCGGCCCGTTCCGCCCGGCACGATCAGGCGTGAGGTGCCGCCCGAGCTGGACCGGCTGGTGCTGGCCATGCTCGCCGAGGACCCGGCGCAGCGGCCCGCCAGCGGCGAGGCCATCCGGCGGTCGCTGGCGGCGATCGCACGGCCCAAGCCCGGCCTGGCCGGCTCGCCGGTGACCGGCGTCTCCCTGCGCGACCCCGGCCTGCACCAGGGAGCGGCGGGCGCGGCCGGCGTCAGTGGGGGTGGTCCGGCTACGGTGCCCGGCGGGGTCGGCGGGCAGGGGGCGACGGAGATCTTCCAGGCCGGCGGGATCGGCGGGCCGCCGCCCAGGGCCGGTGACACGGCGGTCTTCCAGGCGGGCGACCTGGAGCCGGAGCCACCCTCGTCCCCCAACCGCAAGCTGATCCTCCAGCTCGGCATCGCCGTCGTCGTCATCGCGGCCGTGACCATCGGCATGGTGATGTGGGCGGGCTCCCGTGAGGAGCCGCCCGTCGCGGTGAGCACCCCGACGGCGCAGGCCACCACGGCCCCGACCCCGACGTACACCCCCGAGCCGTCGCCGAGCTTCGAGGTCACCACGGGCCCGGGCGAGGACGACGAGCCCGACTCCCTGCGCGAGACCTCGGTCCCCAAGGCCACGCTGGGCGACGCGATCCCGCCCGGCGGGTACGCCACGTGGCTGCGGGAGTTCGACGAGGCGCTGATGGCGCAGCAGAGCATGGGCGGCATCAACCCCAAGGTCGCGGGAAAGGCCAGCGACAAGATCCGCAAGGCGGCCAGGAAGTACGAGCAGGGGCAGATCGACGCCACGCTCGAACAGATCGCCGACGTCTACCGCGAGCTGGCCAGAGCCCAGGCGAAGGGCGACATGGACGGGTCGGGCCCAGCCTCGGACTTCATGCGCGACTGGCAGGTCCCCGCCCGGTAG